In Chelonia mydas isolate rCheMyd1 chromosome 28, rCheMyd1.pri.v2, whole genome shotgun sequence, a single window of DNA contains:
- the AP4M1 gene encoding AP-4 complex subunit mu-1 isoform X1 translates to MLSQIFILSSKGDRLVHKDFRGEAGGGSTDLVDTFYRKITALPRDQAPVFMAHEGLHFVHVRHAGLYFVATTGHDVSPFTIIEFLNRLVTLVRDYCGSLSEKTVSLNFALIYELLDEMLDYGYVQTTAPDVLCNFIQTEPVHSKGFSLLALGSVGLFGAETQQSKVAPSSAASRPVLPPHGDQGARNEVFLDVVERLTVVIAANGAPMKADIQGEIRLKSYLPSCSELRIGLTEEFCVGKSELRGYGTAVRADQCAFHSSVKLDEFESSRILKVNPSQGELPLMQYQLSDDIPSALPFQLFPTLERDPTGRLRVYLKLRCDLAPKSQALNVRVQLPVPKGVVSLSQELSSPEQTVELQPTLKAIRWVIPRVQGGSQLSALFKLEVPGLSSSSLLEVGPANMSFELPMHTCSGLQIRFLRFTAPPAGLPHRWVRYVTHSDSYVIRL, encoded by the exons ATGTTGTCTCAGATTTTCATTCTCTCCTCCAAGGGAGACAGACTCGTCCACAAGGACT TCCGCGGCGAGGCCGGCGGGGGCAGCACGGATCTGGTGGACACTTTCTATAGGAAGatcacagccctgcccagggacCAGGCCCCCGTCTTCATg GCGCACGAGGGGCTGCACTTCGTCCACGTGCGTCACGCCGGCCTCTACTTCGTGGCCACGACGGGGCACGACGTTTCCCCTTTCACCATCATCGAGTTCCTGAACCG GCTGGTGACGCTGGTCCGCGATTACTGCGGCTCCCTCAGCGAGAAAACCGTCAGCCTCAACTTCGCTCTCATCTACGAGCTGCTGGACGAgatgctg gactaCGGCTACGTGCAGACCACGGCGCCGGATGTGCTGTGCAACTTCATCCAGACAGAGCCTGTGCACAGCAAGGGCTTCAGCCTGCTGGCCCTGGGCAGCGTCGGCCTG tttggagcaGAGACGCAGCAAAGCAAAGTGGCTCCGAGCTCAGCCGCCAGCCGCCCTGTGCTGCCCCCCCATGGGGACCAG GGCGCGAGGAACGAGGTGTTTCTGGACGTGGTGGAGAGGCTGACGGTCGTCATCGCGGCCAAC GGCGCCCCCATGAAGGCTGACATCCAGGGAGAAATCCGCCTCAAGAGCTACTTGCCCAGCTGCTCCG AGCTGCGCATCGGGCTGACGGAGGAGTTCTGCGTGGGGAAGTCGGAGCTGCGAG gctACGGCACCGCCGTCCGCGCCGACCAGTGCGCCTTCCACAGCTCCGTGAAGCTGGACGAGTTCGAGAGCAGCCGCATCCTGAAGGTCAATCCCAGCCAGGGGGAG ctcccactgatgcaGTACCAGCTGTCAGACGAcatcccctctgccctgcccttccagctcttccccaccctggAGCGGGACCCCACGGGCAG GCTCCGTGTTTACCTCAAGCTCCGCTGTGACCTGGCGCCCAAAAG CCAGGCCCTGAACGTGCGAGTCCAGCTGCCGGTGCCGAAGGGGGTCGTCAG cctgtcCCAGGAGCTGAGCAGCCCCGAGCAGACCGTGGAGCTGCAGCCCACCCTCAAGGCCATTCGCTGGGTGATCCCGCGCGTCCAGGGGGGCTCCCAGCTCTCCGCCCTCTTCAAG ctggaggTCCCAGGACTGAGCAGCTCCTCGCTGCTGGAAGTGGGGCCGGCGAACATGTCCTTCGAGCTGCCCATGCACACCTGCTCCGGCTTGCAGATCCGCTTCCTGCGTTTCACGgcccccccagctgggctgcccCACCGCTGGGTGCGCTACGTGACCCACAGCGACTCCTA CGTCATCCGCCTCTGA
- the AP4M1 gene encoding AP-4 complex subunit mu-1 isoform X2, giving the protein MLSQIFILSSKGDRLVHKDFRGEAGGGSTDLVDTFYRKITALPRDQAPVFMAHEGLHFVHVRHAGLYFVATTGHDVSPFTIIEFLNRLVTLVRDYCGSLSEKTVSLNFALIYELLDEMLDYGYVQTTAPDVLCNFIQTEPVHSKGFSLLALGSVGLFGAETQQSKVAPSSAASRPVLPPHGDQGARNEVFLDVVERLTVVIAANGAPMKADIQGEIRLKSYLPSCSELRIGLTEEFCVGKSELRGYGTAVRADQCAFHSSVKLDEFESSRILKVNPSQGELPLMQYQLSDDIPSALPFQLFPTLERDPTGRLRVYLKLRCDLAPKSQALNVRVQLPVPKGVVSLSQELSSPEQTVELQPTLKAIRWVIPRVQGGSQLSALFKLEVPGLSSSSLLEVGPANMSFELPMHTCSGLQIRFLRFTAPPAGLPHRWVRYVTHSDSYVIRL; this is encoded by the exons ATGTTGTCTCAGATTTTCATTCTCTCCTCCAAGGGAGACAGACTCGTCCACAAGGACT TCCGCGGCGAGGCCGGCGGGGGCAGCACGGATCTGGTGGACACTTTCTATAGGAAGatcacagccctgcccagggacCAGGCCCCCGTCTTCATg GCGCACGAGGGGCTGCACTTCGTCCACGTGCGTCACGCCGGCCTCTACTTCGTGGCCACGACGGGGCACGACGTTTCCCCTTTCACCATCATCGAGTTCCTGAACCG GCTGGTGACGCTGGTCCGCGATTACTGCGGCTCCCTCAGCGAGAAAACCGTCAGCCTCAACTTCGCTCTCATCTACGAGCTGCTGGACGAgatgctg gactaCGGCTACGTGCAGACCACGGCGCCGGATGTGCTGTGCAACTTCATCCAGACAGAGCCTGTGCACAGCAAGGGCTTCAGCCTGCTGGCCCTGGGCAGCGTCGGCCTG tttggagcaGAGACGCAGCAAAGCAAAGTGGCTCCGAGCTCAGCCGCCAGCCGCCCTGTGCTGCCCCCCCATGGGGACCAG GGCGCGAGGAACGAGGTGTTTCTGGACGTGGTGGAGAGGCTGACGGTCGTCATCGCGGCCAAC GGCGCCCCCATGAAGGCTGACATCCAGGGAGAAATCCGCCTCAAGAGCTACTTGCCCAGCTGCTCCG AGCTGCGCATCGGGCTGACGGAGGAGTTCTGCGTGGGGAAGTCGGAGCTGCGAG gctACGGCACCGCCGTCCGCGCCGACCAGTGCGCCTTCCACAGCTCCGTGAAGCTGGACGAGTTCGAGAGCAGCCGCATCCTGAAGGTCAATCCCAGCCAGGGGGAG ctcccactgatgcaGTACCAGCTGTCAGACGAcatcccctctgccctgcccttccagctcttccccaccctggAGCGGGACCCCACGGGCAG GCTCCGTGTTTACCTCAAGCTCCGCTGTGACCTGGCGCCCAAAAG CCAGGCCCTGAACGTGCGAGTCCAGCTGCCGGTGCCGAAGGGGGTCGTCAG cctgtcCCAGGAGCTGAGCAGCCCCGAGCAGACCGTGGAGCTGCAGCCCACCCTCAAGGCCATTCGCTGGGTGATCCCGCGCGTCCAGGGGGGCTCCCAGCTCTCCGCCCTCTTCAAG ctggaggTCCCAGGACTGAGCAGCTCCTCGCTGCTGGAAGTGGGGCCGGCGAACATGTCCTTCGAGCTGCCCATGCACACCTGCTCCGGCTTGCAGATCCGCTTCCTGCGTTTCACGgcccccccagctgggctgcccCACCGCTGGGTGCGCTACGTGACCCACAGCGACTCCTACGTCATCCGCCTCTGA
- the MCM7 gene encoding DNA replication licensing factor MCM7: MAPRDYAAEKEKVKRFLQEFFRDGELGKKEFPYRDQLVSLAHREQVALYVDLDEVAEEDPELVDAVSENAKRYGRLFADAVHELLPQHKEREVVNKDVLDVYIEHRLMLEQRGRDTGETHRPQNQYPPELLRRFELYFKAPSGSKARVIRDVKADCIGKLVTVRGIVTRVTEVKPMMVVATYSCDQCGAETYQPIQSPTFMPLIMCPSQECQTNRSGGRLYLQSRGSKFIKFQELKMQEHSDQVPVGHLPRSISVAVHGENTRLAQPGDHVSITGVFLPLLRAGFRQMAQGLISETYLEAHRIVKMNKSEEDELGSGELTEDELRQITEEDFYDKLAASIAPEIYGHEDVKKALLLLLVGGVDRNPRGMKIRGNINICLMGDPGVAKSQLLSYIDRLAPRSQYTTGRGSSGVGLTAAVLRDPVTGELALEGGALVLADQGICCIDEFDKMLESDRTAIHEVMEQQTISIAKAGVLATLNARCAILAAANPAYGRYNPKRSLEQNVQLPAALLSRFDLLWLIQDRPDRDNDLRLAQHITYVHQHSRQPPCTFQQLDMKLMRRYINMCKRKQPAVPEALADYITAAYVEMRKEAWASKDTTFTSARTLLGILRLASALARLRLVDVVEKEDVNEAMRLMEMSKDSLLGDKGQQTRTQRAADVIFAAVRELAGGAGGRSVRYAEAEQRCVSKGFTPAQFQAALDEYEELNVWQVNQARTRITFI, encoded by the exons ATGGCGCCCAGAGACTACGCCGCGGAGAAAG aGAAGGTGAAGCGCTTCTTGCAGGAATTCTTCCGGGATGGCGAGCTCGGCAAGAAGGAGTTCCCGTATCGGGACCAGCTG GTGTCTCTGGCTCACCGGGAGCAGGTGGCCCTGTACGTTGACCTGGACGAGGTGGCCGAGGAGGACCCCGAGCTGGTGGACGCCGTGTCTGAGAACGCCAAGCGCTACGGCCGCCTCTTCGCCGACGCTGTGCACGAGCTGCTGCCCCAGCACAAGGAGCGGGAG GTGGTAAACAAGGACGTCCTAGATGTGTACATCGAGCACCGGCTGATGCTGGAGCAGCGTGGCCGGGACACAGGGGAGACACACAGGCCCCAGAACCAGTACCCCCCGGAGCTGCTGCGCCGCTT cgaGCTGTACTTCAAGGCCCCGTCGGGCTCCAAGGCCCGCGTGATCCGGGACGTGAAGGCCGACTGCATCGGGAAGCTGGTCACCGTCCGCGGCATCGTCACCCGGGTCACCGAGGTCAAGCCCATGATGGTGGTGGCCACTTACAGCTGTGACCAGTGCGGAGCAGAGACCTACCAGCCG ATCCAGTCCCCAACTTTCATGCCGCTGATCATGTGCCCAAGCCAGGAGTGCCAGACCAACCGCTCTGGGGGACGTCTCTACTTGCAGAGCCGCGGCTCCAAGTTCATTAAGTTTCAGGAGCTGAAGATGCAGGAGCAT AGCGACCAGGTGCCGGTGGGGCACCTCCCGCGCTCCATCAGCGTGGCTGTGCACGGCGAGAACACGAGGCTGGCCCAGCCCGGGGACCACGTCAGCATCACCGGCgtcttcctgcccctgctgagAGCTGGCTTCCGGCAGATGGCCCAG gggCTGATTTCCGAGACCTACCTGGAGGCGCATCGCATTGTGAAGATGAACAAGAGCGAGGAGGACGAGCTGGGGTCAGGGGAGCTAACGGAGGACGAGCTGCGCCAGATCACAG AGGAGGATTTCTACGACAAGCTGGCAGCCTCCATCGCCCCCGAGATCTACGGGCACGAGGACGTGAagaaggccctgctcctgctgctggtggggggtgTGGACCGCAACCCCCGGGGCATGAAGATTCGGG GGAACATCAACATCTGCTTGATGGGTGACCCGGGCGTGGCCAAGTCCCAGCTACTCTCGTACATCGACCGCCTGGCCCCCCGCA gtcaGTACACGACGGGGCGCGGCTCGTCGGGCGTGGGGCTGACAGCCGCCGTGCTGCGCGATCCGGTGACGGGGGAGCTGGCCCTGGAGGGTGGGGCGCTGGTCCTGGCCGACCAGGGTATCTGCTGCATCGACGAGTTCGACAAGATGCTGGAGAGCGACCGCACAGCCATCCACGAGGTGATGGAGCAGCAGACCATCTCCATCGCCAAGGCGGGCGTGCTGGCCACCCTCAACGCCCGCTGTGCCATCCTGGCGGCCGCCAACCCCGCCTACGGGCGCTACAACCCCAAGCGCAGCCTGGAGCAGAACGTGCAGCTGCCGGCGGCCCTGCTCTCCCGCTTCGACCTGCTCTGGCTGATCCAGGACCGGCCCGACCGGGACAACGACCTGCG GTTGGCCCAGCACATCACCTACGTCCATCAGCACAGCCGGCAGCCACCCTGCACCTTCCAGCAGCTTGACATGAAGCTCATGAG GCGCTACATCAACATGTGTAAGCGGAAGCAGCCGGCCGTGCCGGAGGCGCTGGCCGATTACATCACAGCCGCCTACGTGGAGATGCGCAAGGAGGCCTGGGCCAGCAAGGACACGACTTTCACCTCGGCCCGCACCCTGCTGGGCATCCTGCGCCTGGCCAGCGCCCTG gcccggctgcggctggtgGATGTGGTGGAGAAGGAGGACGTGAATGAAGCCATGCGGCTCATGGAGATGTCCAAGGACTCACTGCTGGGGGACAAGGGTCAGCAAACCAG gaCGCAGCGGGCGGCTGACGTGATCTTTGCGGCCGTGCGGGAGCTGGCgggcggggcgggcgggcgcTCGGTGCGCTACGCCGAGGCCGAGCAGCGCTGCGTCTCCAAGGGCTTCACCCCCGCCCAGTTCCAGGCCGCGCTGGACGAGTACGAGGAGCTGAATGTGTGGCAGGTGAACCAGGCCCGGACCCGCATCACCTTCATCTGA